The DNA window TAATACTAAAAAGTTAGAAAAAAATAAAGCTCTTTTTTTTGTATGTGAGAGTGTTGCAATACCAAAATTATAATTTAAATCATTAATTCCCAAAATATCACTTCTTCCATATGCTGTATTTTTTCTTAAAATAAGAATTTTATCTATTCCTTTTTCATTACAAAACTGGTTAATGTATTCAATTGCTTTTACATTTGAATACTTTAAATCAATATTTTCAAGTTTTGAAAAATCAAAATCTTCATATTTTTGAAACGAATATTTATTTTTATTCAAATAATCTTCTAAGAAAACTAAATAATTATAATTTAATTCTTTTTCGATTTCTGCTTTTGCTTTAAATGAACCTTTTAAAAAAACATAACCCATTTTTGGATTTATATTTGAAACAATTCCAATTTTTTGACTATTAAATAGTAAGGGGAATAAGGCGATAAATAAAAACTTCAATTTCATATTGTTTTTTTTAATAATTACAGATAACGGTTCGGCGGATTTGCGAAGTCCCGAGAAGGAAGTTTGCTTCCGTTCTTGGGATTTAGCAAATTCACAGATGTGCGAAGTTCGCGTAGCGACGAGCAACATCTGCGGATGTAATCCGCCGAACCGATGTGGCAAAAGGAGCGGAGCGGATTTTGCCACATCACTCAAATAGACGAAGAATAATTGTAAAATTCTTATCATCTAATAATTGGTAAGTGTTTAGTTCTGAATTTGAGTTCTTGTTTTTTAGTTTCTAACAAATTTAATTTAAATAAATAATATGATTTGTGGGAAGTCACGGATTAAAAATCTGAGGTACTGGTATTTTTATTTAAAATCATTTTTTAATATTAGTAAGACAAAAGTCAACTGATTTAAGCAAAATAAAAAATTGTATCTACCGAAATTTATCAATTTCTATATTTTTACCCTATTACTTCAAAGTATTTATCTCTTCAAATCACTGAATAGGAATTTGTAATACTGATAAAATATCTATTTTTGTAGGATATAACCATGTATGAAAAGAATTCATTTCATTTTAATTTTTCTCTGTCCTTTTTTATTATTCTCTCAAAGTAAAAAAGGATTTAAAATACCCGATTCATTAAAGAATAAAAGTACTCAGTATATATACAATGCTTATCAAGATGCATATCAAATAGATAATGAACAAGCTGAATTCTATGCGAATGTAATTCTCTCCAAAGGAAAAAAAGACAACAATAAAGATTTGCTCTATGATGGGTATTATAAAATTGCCAGAATAAAAAATCTAAAGGGAGAAAACGGACATCCCTATGCAGACTCACTCATTGCCCTGGTAAAAAATAAAACTTATAAAAATTATCCTTCTAATGCATACATTATTAAAGGGATATTATACAACAATGAGGGGAAGTATAAGGACGCTTTAGATCAATATTCAATAGCTTTAAAATACAGTCCAAAAGACGATCAAGAATTTTTCTACCGTATAAAATTACTAATAGGCATACTGAAAACTGCAACTGAAGAATATAAAGAAGCTTTACCCCTTTTCAAAGAATACCATGAGTATCAGATAGCTAAAATAGGCACTCGCCATGAAGATAAAGGAGCATACATCGGTTCTATTTTTTCACTCGCCAATATTTATGCTAAATGTGAGCAATATGGAAAAAGCAATGAACTTATAGCATTAGGAATAAAGGAATGTAAAAAGTACAAAATCTACTCCCAATACAATTACCTCATCATGCTGAAAGGCATCAATAATTACTATTTAAAAAACTTGCCTTTGTCATTACGCTACTTACAATCTGCTGAAAGATTATTAAGAAAAAATAAAGATTACTCTAATCTCTCCATTTTATACTATTTTATTGGCAAAGTGAAACATGAATCTCATCAGGAAGATGAGGCTATCCGTTATCTTATTCAATCTGATTCCATCTCTTATGCCATACAAGATTACAATCCTGTAAGCAGAGATGGATATGAAATTATTATCGATTATTATAAGAAAAAAGGAGATATCAAAAATCAATTAAAATATATTAATCAACTTATCTATGCCGACAGCGCTATTGCAAAGACACAAAAAAATCTTTCCAAAGAAATTTTCAAAAAGTATGATACTGCTTTGCTGATAAAGGAAAAAGAAGGACTCATAAAAACTCTGAATAACCGAAATTCAATTTATATATGGTTCATTTTATTTTTAATTATTTGTTCAGGTCTTTTTATCTATATCATCATTGAAAATAGAAAAAAAATCAAAAAATATGAGAAGCATGCAAAGGAGTTGCTTGAAAAAATTGACCACAGAAAAATAATCATTACAGAAAATGAACCCTTCAATGCGCCTAAACAAGATGAAGAGGAGAACAAAAACCATATATCCTCTCACCCTAAATTCCAAAATATCATCCAAAAAATAGAAATTTTCGAAAAAAATCATTCTTTTTTAAGAAAAAACATCACGTTAGATTCACTATCTAAAGAGTTTGATACGAACAGAGATTATCTGTCTAAGTTAATCAATGAATTAAAAGGGAAAAATTTCACTCAATACTTAAATGAACTCAGAATAAACTACATTGTTTCAGAGCTTAAAACGAACGAAAAAATGAGAAAGTATACCATAGCTGCTATCTCTGAGGAAATTGGGTTCAATAATTCTGAAACTTTCACCAATGCTTTTAAAAAGATTACAGGAACATTGCCTTCTTATTACATAAAACTTTTAAATGAGGAACGCTAGAATTTCTGAAATGGTTCTGGATGTGGTGAGTAGTGATGAAGTGATGAAGTGATGTGGTGATGTGGTGATGAAAAATAATTCATTGCGCTAGAGACAAAAAACACCATCAGTTATTTACTTCATTTCCAGAATTTTAATTTTCAAAACACACCCAATACCTCCTCTATTTTATCTCGTTTTTTATCAATTTCGGCAGGCTTTTCTTGAAAAACTTAGATTATGACTTCATATTTGTAAAACCGAAACAGATGAGGTAAAAACTAATAACAAGAAAAGCAAGCTAAAAGAACAAAAAATCTAATCTATGTAATTCTATGAAAGTTCCTGAGAAGCAACTTTATCAGATACTTAAAATCACTCAATTAAAGCTCTCAGAATAGAATTAATTAGAATGAAGAATTGACTTTTGGCCTCCCCCAGCCCCTCCTAAAGGAGGGTGAAAGATTTGGAATAAAAAACTCCAAAGCGGATGGGCTTTAGAAATGAAATTATAAATATTAAAGAAATATATTAAATTTTAGGGTTCAAAAAAATTAAAGAACATTTTTTCTAAATCTGGAAAATCTTTAAAACTTCCTTTTTCGTTTTGATTTGTTATGGATATAGTTGTTTTACTAAATACTATTTCTGGAGTATAAATATTTTTTAAAAAAATTTCATTTTCATCTTTTTCATCAATTATGGAAAATTTATTCACAGAATACTTTTTATAATAAACTAATTTAAATTTCTTATCTATCCCTCTTGGAATATAAATATGAGAGGATCCCTTATTTGAGTAGTCAAATAAATAAGAATAATCTTGAATAAATTCGAAAAGTTTCATAAATCTATGTTCATCAATTTTATTAATCATAATTTATTTTTTTTGTTTTCAAATGTATTAATGAATTATTATCAATGAAAGAAAATAGGTTTACAAATTTTTATCTTCATGTAAAAAGTTATTCACAATTCTGTAAAATTGAATTGTCCTTAAAATAAGGAATTGACTTCAAGATTAGTGAGGTTTTGAGCGGAAAGTTCTGGATTGTAGTTTGGGTAGAGAAAGTCTTCTACTGGGATATCATCTAGCCAACGGTATTCGATTTGGTTGTTTAATAGAATTGGCATTCTGTGTTTGGTGTTGTGGATTTCTGCCATGAGTGGATTGGCTTCCGTGGTTCCTATGGTGCAGGTAAGGATTTCTTCATCTGTAGCTGGGTTTACCCAGATGTTGTACAGTCCACCAATAGCAAAGATTTCCTGGTCTTTAATTTTGATGAGGTAGTTGTCTTTTCTTTTTCCTTTGTCGTCCAACCATTTCCATTCGTGGAAAGCATTGACTAAAATTAGGCAACGGTTATTGGTGTAGTTTTTATAGGTTGGCTTCTGGTGCACTTCTTCCATTCTTGCATTGAGGGTTTTCTTAGCGAATTCGCTATCCTTAGCCCAAGTTGGGAGGAAACCCCACTGCGCTGCAACGATATGGTCTGTATCGTGGTCTAAAATCACTGGTAATTTTGGATTGGCAAAACCGTTGATTTTGTCGTCTCTGGTGTAATCGTCTCCAATGTATTCCGCTTGATAGGCTTGTTCAAGTTCTCTAGGGGTGGATTTTATTCTAACGTAGTTGCACATGGTGATTTTGGTTTAATCAAAAGTAGTGAATTTTTGCACACTATGTATATTTGGGTTTGGGAGTTTGAAATGGTGAGAAAAACTATGAAGTTGCAAAGTTTTGAGAGCCAGGGTGTTTTGTTTATAAAAAACGCTAACATTTTTACAGTTAGCGTTTTGCTTTTATTTATCTGCTACGAAGTCGGGAGACTTCGTAGCGCGGGGAGTTTTTTT is part of the Cloacibacterium normanense genome and encodes:
- a CDS encoding helix-turn-helix domain-containing protein, producing the protein MKRIHFILIFLCPFLLFSQSKKGFKIPDSLKNKSTQYIYNAYQDAYQIDNEQAEFYANVILSKGKKDNNKDLLYDGYYKIARIKNLKGENGHPYADSLIALVKNKTYKNYPSNAYIIKGILYNNEGKYKDALDQYSIALKYSPKDDQEFFYRIKLLIGILKTATEEYKEALPLFKEYHEYQIAKIGTRHEDKGAYIGSIFSLANIYAKCEQYGKSNELIALGIKECKKYKIYSQYNYLIMLKGINNYYLKNLPLSLRYLQSAERLLRKNKDYSNLSILYYFIGKVKHESHQEDEAIRYLIQSDSISYAIQDYNPVSRDGYEIIIDYYKKKGDIKNQLKYINQLIYADSAIAKTQKNLSKEIFKKYDTALLIKEKEGLIKTLNNRNSIYIWFILFLIICSGLFIYIIIENRKKIKKYEKHAKELLEKIDHRKIIITENEPFNAPKQDEEENKNHISSHPKFQNIIQKIEIFEKNHSFLRKNITLDSLSKEFDTNRDYLSKLINELKGKNFTQYLNELRINYIVSELKTNEKMRKYTIAAISEEIGFNNSETFTNAFKKITGTLPSYYIKLLNEER
- a CDS encoding SOS response-associated peptidase, yielding MCNYVRIKSTPRELEQAYQAEYIGDDYTRDDKINGFANPKLPVILDHDTDHIVAAQWGFLPTWAKDSEFAKKTLNARMEEVHQKPTYKNYTNNRCLILVNAFHEWKWLDDKGKRKDNYLIKIKDQEIFAIGGLYNIWVNPATDEEILTCTIGTTEANPLMAEIHNTKHRMPILLNNQIEYRWLDDIPVEDFLYPNYNPELSAQNLTNLEVNSLF